A portion of the Lolium rigidum isolate FL_2022 chromosome 1, APGP_CSIRO_Lrig_0.1, whole genome shotgun sequence genome contains these proteins:
- the LOC124649324 gene encoding hydroxycinnamoyltransferase-like, with the protein MEGCGVRVVSRRLFKASAPSMEPHVMAVSNLDLFSNLVQLSMVCVYPKPKPSGAGDTFQGIVATFETHLPAYLNYFFPLAGRILVDPISGLPEIHCYNQGAELIVADAGVELQVLDWGLTEGSVRAIMVPYAAEVALSVQLVSFSCGGFAVVWATNNLIGDGNVMVMMVRMWSELVRMGSISKDGGPNHDRSVFRPRERPWYGPAVAKMFTRWEQEQEVNALTVEESFVERLYYVEARDIAMLRGKSGGTRVQALSAYLWKLLAGMVAKSKLLSEGEKRCRMIWWVDGRRCLRLSPSLRNYVGCVTAYALGEAAAATVLSAPLAGVADMVREAITTVDYEELYQQMVDYMEVHKPGRYYEAATVGLGGATLGQTYWSSFPNDSDFGFGQAGLAMLVHGCLGRMCMGLMCIAAKPGDPETFILSAYVWRRMAAALDSDEQGIFKPLTAEYLGL; encoded by the coding sequence ATGGAGGGTTGTGGAGTCCGGGTGGTGAGCCGACGCCTGTTCAAGGCCTCGGCGCCCTCCATGGAGCCGCATGTGATGGCAGTCTCAAACCTTGACCTCTTCTCAAACCTCGTGCAACTGTCTATGGTATGTGTGTACCCCAAGCCCAAGCCCAGCGGTGCCGGCGACACCTTCCAAGGCATTGTTGCCACCTTCGAGACCCACCTGCCGGCGTACCTCAACTATTTCTTCCCTCTTGCCGGCCGCATCCTGGTGGATCCCATCTCGGGCCTCCCCGAGATACACTGCTACAACCAAGGGGCAGAGCTGATCGTGGCGGACGCCGGCGTGGAGCTGCAGGTCCTGGACTGGGGCCTGACGGAGGGGTCCGTGAGGGCGATCATGGTTCCATACGCCGCCGAGGTGGCGCTGTCGGTGCAGCTGGTGTCCTTCTCCTGCGGCGGATTCGCCGTGGTGTGGGCCACCAATAACCTCATCGGCGACGGGaatgtgatggtgatgatggtgaggaTGTGGTCGGAGCTGGTCCGGATGGGGAGCATCTCCAAGGACGGTGGCCCCAACCATGACCGGTCCGTGTTCAGGCCTCGCGAGCGGCCGTGGTACGGCCCCGCGGTGGCCAAGATGTTCACGCGgtgggagcaggagcaggaggtgAACGCTCTGACGGTGGAGGAGAGCTTCGTGGAGCGGCTCTACTACGTGGAGGCTCGCGACATTGCCATGTTGCGGGGCAAGAGCGGAGGCACGCGCGTCCAGGCCTTGTCCGCCTACCTGTGGAAGCTCCTGGCGGGCATGGTGGCCAAGTCCAAGCTCCTGAGCGAGGGCGAGAAGCGGTGCCGCATGATATGGTGGGTGGACGGGCGGCGGTGCCTGCGCTTGTCGCCGTCGCTGCGCAACTACGTCGGCTGCGTCACGGCCTATGCGcttggggaggcggcggcggcgacggtgctcAGCGCGCCGCTGGCGGGGGTGGCGGACATGGTGCGCGAGGCCATCACGACGGTGGACTACGAGGAGCTGTACCAGCAGATGGTGGACTACATGGAGGTGCACAAGCCCGGGAGGTACTACGAGGCCGCCACGGTGGGGCTCGGTGGCGCCACGCTGGGGCAGACCTACTGGTCCTCCTTCCCCAACGACTCCGACTTCGGCTTCGGCCAGGCCGGCTTGGCCATGCTCGTGCACGGCTGCCTCGGCAGGATGTGCATGGGCCTCATGTGCATCGCGGCTAAGCCAGGGGACCCCGAAACATTCATCCTCAGCGCATACGTGTGGCGGCGGATGGCCGCGGCGCTTGATTCCGACGAGCAGGGCATCTTCAAGCCGCTCACCGCCGAGTACCTTGGGCTCTGA
- the LOC124649313 gene encoding UNC93-like protein 3 — NGLGARRALVVGTSGYPLFILANLVPTWYTMVPASLYLGFTASLIWVGQGTYLSSAALSHARENSLPEGQTLGNFNGEFWGAYASTQVIGNLISLALLRNGKDGGSVTGKYLLFVVFLGCMIIGIVLMCLLSKRDEKRHNDSTHSSFGAMLKYIVAPLKDQKMILLIPLIAYSGLQQAFVWAVFTKSIVSPVLGISGVGGAMAIYGASDAVCSLVAGRFISGLHSATLIVSVGAILQAAVLFWLLLFYSPMEGLVSAAVPLFIGALWGVGDGVLNTQLNALLGLLFKDVKEAAFAQLMVWQSGAMAVIFFLSPSITLHAMLILMATALFISFGSFLLLTLVGVEKPSTMRV; from the exons aatgggcTCGGCGCAAGACGCGCGCTCGTCGTCGGCACCAGCGGCTACCCGCTCTTCATCCTCGCCAACCTCGTCCCGACATG gtatACCATGGTACCAGCTTCACTGTACCTGGGTTTTACTGCGTCCCTCATTTGGGTTGGACAG GGCACCTATCTTTCTTCTGCCGCCCTAAGTCATGCAAGAGAAAATAGCTTGCCCGAGGGTCAAACCTTAGGAAACTTTAATGGAGAGTTCTGGGGAGCCTACGCTAGCACTCAG GTCATTGGGAATTTGATCTCGCTTGCTCTTCTCAGAAATGGAAAG GATGGGGGAAGTGTGACAGGCAAATATCTTCTGTTTGTTGTGTTCCTTGGCTGCATGATTATCGGAATCGTGTTGATGTGTTTACTGTCCAAAAGGGATGAGAAACGCCACAATGATTCGACGCACTCCTCATTTGGAGCTATGTTGAAGTATATCGTTGCCCCTCTCAAGGACCAAAAGATGATTCTCTTGATTCCGCTTATCGCATATTCAGGTTTACAACAGGCATTTGTATG GGCTGTATTCACAAAGAGTATCGTGAGCCCCGTGCTTGGCATATCTGGAGTTGGTGGCGCCATGGCAATTTACGGTGCATCTGATGCAGTT TGTTCATTGGTTGCTGGGCGTTTTATCTCCGGGCTCCATTCAGCTACATTAATAGTCTCAGTTGGAGCCATTCTTCAGGCCGCGGTCCTGTTCTGGCTACTTCTTTTCTACAG TCCAATGGAGGGGCTAGTTAGTGCAGCGGTTCCATTATTTATAGGTGCCTTATGGGGTGTTGGTGACGGAGTCTTGAATACACAGTTGAACGCATTACTTGGATTGCTGTTCAAGGATGTCAAG GAGGCAGCTTTTGCACAGTTGATGGTTTGGCAATCAGGTGCCATGGCAGTCATCTTCTTCTTGAGCCCAAGTATCACACTGCATGCCATGCTTATCTTGATGGCCACGGCCCTGTTCATCTCTTTTGGCTCGTTCCTGTTACTTACCCTTGTCGGTGTCGAGAAGCCATCAACCATGAGAGTGTGA